From Helicoverpa armigera isolate CAAS_96S chromosome 17, ASM3070526v1, whole genome shotgun sequence, one genomic window encodes:
- the LOC110373843 gene encoding uncharacterized protein LOC110373843, whose product MFGVHLRQLYRTCDKVIIRNLRNRKVESRNPNPGINRQAKAFQADGLQVREDNFEEIVEQSESDFYNVGEAYNEHQNETLIGKYELRHRIVKEKYFKENMPNLLTWSEKEQIRHLATTQPDEWTPEKIAESFPVTEQVVQKLLKFPWKPATEQRIARHDQSVVRNWKELKEGSLDIPPELRKHFLKFSDRSIPPLNKASIKIDITPEQEDIGEFERIVRKCAEKENKANTENVPDDKGTLALASPQATNSEKIHSKQKKDPKITTLDELAARIKNRLEKGGNVNINDRMIMTSSKTQSPTITEKVKEEMELFHESHKENGIMEYENKSQDPNEIMNYPERIRIPKKAYKKGATYKVNDCYYDHDGKFLYRVLGMS is encoded by the exons ATGTTTGGTGTTCATTTAAGGCAGTTGTACCGTACTTGTGATAAGGTTATAATTCGTAACCTCAGAAACAGAAAGGTAGAGTCGAGGAATCCCAACCCGGGTATAAACAGACAAGCAAAAGCCTTTCAAGCTGATGGTCTGCAAGTAAGAGAGGATAATTTTGAAGAAATCGTTGAACAGTCAGAGAGTGACTTCTACAAT GTTGGAGAAGCGTATAACGAACACCAGAACGAGACATTGATAGGCAAATATGAGCTTCGTCATCGCATCGTCAAGGAGAagtatttcaaagaaaacatgcCTAACCTCTTGACATGGAGTGAGAAGGAACAGATACGTCACTTGGCTACCACTCAGCCTGATGAGTGGACGCCCGAGAAGATTGCGGAGAGTTTTCCAGTTACTGAACAAGTAGTCCAG AAATTACTCAAATTCCCATGGAAGCCAGCCACTGAACAACGCATCGCACGTCATGACCAATCAGTTGTGAGAAACTGGAAAGAACTTAAAGAGGGTTCATTAGACATACCTCCTGAACTCAGAAAACATTTTCTCAAATTCTCTGACAGATCTATTCCCCCTTTAAACAAAGCATCAATCAAAATTGATATCACTCCTGAACAAGAAGACATTGGGGAATTTGAGAGAATAGTTAGAAAGTGTgcagaaaaggaaaataaagcaaatacagAAAATGTTCCAGATGATAAAGGTACCCTTGCTTTAGCGAGTCCTCAAGCCACAAATTCAGAGAAAATACATTCAAAACAGAAAAAAGACCCAAAGATAACAACTCTAGATGAACTGGCAGCACGGATAAAGAATCGTTTAGAAAAAGGAGGTAATGTTAACATAAATGATAGAATGATTATGACTTCTTCCAAAACACAAAGCCCAACAATTACTGAAAAAGTTAAGGAAGAAATGGAGCTGTTTCATGAAAGTCATAAAGAAAATGGTATCATGGAATATGAGAATAAAAGTCAGGACCCAAATGAAATAATGAACTATCCTGAAAGAATTAGAATTCCAAAGAAGGCCTACAAAAAAGGTGCTACTTATAAAGTAAACGATTGCTATTATGACCATGATGGAAAATTCTTATATAGAGTGCTAGGTATgtcataa